A single genomic interval of Spirosoma linguale DSM 74 harbors:
- a CDS encoding Integrase catalytic region (PFAM: Integrase catalytic region~KEGG: yen:YE3292 putative transposase for insertion element IS1669): MEVICKLFGRVRQAWYAATRRQEKVGFQTDAILQEVRRIRRDIPGMGTHKLHHEMQVFLTRHRIKLGRDRLHALLKENGMLAKRKAQKVTTTQSNHTHFKYPNKVKNVIPSRANELWVSDLTYISVGPTYAYLYIIMDAFSRKIVGWSFEKTMHAQGALRSLNMALLARKDISQSLIHHSDRGVQYCSWAYVQRLRQVNATISMTESGDPNENSMAERVLQSLKEDCKLSRTFTSFAAATEGIERAIMAYNTVRPHASLNYLTPHQMHQRKRKVKLRWYPYKKVRYGNVQYEGLLR; encoded by the coding sequence ATGGAGGTAATTTGTAAGCTGTTTGGCCGAGTGAGACAAGCCTGGTATGCGGCTACCCGGCGACAGGAGAAGGTGGGATTTCAGACGGATGCTATCTTACAGGAAGTCAGGCGAATACGCCGTGACATTCCAGGCATGGGCACCCACAAACTCCATCATGAAATGCAAGTATTTTTAACCCGGCATCGTATCAAGCTGGGCCGGGATCGCTTGCATGCGCTGTTGAAAGAGAACGGCATGTTGGCGAAACGAAAGGCCCAGAAGGTCACGACAACTCAATCGAATCATACGCATTTTAAATACCCTAACAAGGTCAAAAATGTGATTCCTTCTCGAGCTAATGAGCTGTGGGTGAGCGACCTGACGTATATCTCAGTGGGTCCGACTTATGCGTATCTGTACATCATTATGGATGCTTTTTCACGAAAGATCGTGGGTTGGTCTTTTGAGAAGACGATGCATGCTCAGGGAGCTTTAAGGTCACTGAATATGGCTTTGTTAGCCCGGAAAGATATCAGCCAGTCGTTGATCCACCATTCCGATCGGGGCGTCCAATACTGCTCCTGGGCGTACGTGCAACGATTACGTCAGGTGAATGCGACCATCAGTATGACTGAGTCGGGTGATCCAAACGAAAACTCGATGGCTGAGCGCGTGCTTCAGTCCCTAAAAGAGGATTGCAAACTGAGCCGTACCTTTACTTCTTTCGCGGCAGCAACTGAGGGTATTGAACGAGCGATTATGGCTTATAACACGGTTCGTCCGCACGCTTCGCTGAATTATTTAACTCCGCACCAGATGCACCAGCGAAAGCGTAAAGTCAAGTTACGCTGGTACCCCTACAAGAAGGTGAGGTACGGAAATGTACAATATGAGGGGCTCTTACGGTGA